The DNA region TAATACAAATTGCAGTTAATAGAAAAATTAAATTTGTAATGCATGTAAGCTTTTATGAAAAACTTCATCTAAAGTGGTTTTTTAATATTTTTGATGTTATAAGAGTTGGAAAAGGCACAAACAAACTTGCTATGAATCAAATACAAACCGCACTTAAAAACGGTGAAGTTGTGGCAATGTTTGCAGAAGGTCACATAACTCAAAACTCAAATTTAAATGTTTTTAAAAAAGGTTATATGCTTGCTATAAAAGATACGGGCGCTAAAATAGTTGCTTTTCACATAAGAGGTTTTTGGGGTTCATTTTTTTCAAGAGCTGATATTAGCTATAAGAAAAAAACATTTAAAAGAAGAGTTTTAAATATAGCTTTTAGCCAGCCCCTAGACTCACAAATTTCACCAAGCAATCTTAAAAAAGAGGTTATAAAACTATCTTATTTTAACCTTGGGGATTATCTAGATTTGCAAAAGCCACTTCAATATGAATGGCTAAAATGGGTAAAAAGAACTCCATTTCATACTTCTATGGTTGATTTTAGCGCCAAAACATTATCAAACTTCAAAGTACTTGTTGGTGTGCTTTTGTTTGCAAAAAAACTTAATTTAAAAGATGAAGAAAATATAGGAATTTTACTTCCATCATCAAACGCTTGTGCGATAATTAACCTTACACTTCTTACACAAAAAAAAGTAATTGTAAATTTAAACTACACATCAAACACAAACTCTTTGCAAAATTGTTTAGAAAATGCAGGTATTAAAACCATTTTAACTTCAAAAAAGTTTATAGAAAAATTAAATGCAAGAGAGATAAATTTTAACGCACAAATAATACAGAAATTCTTTTATTTAGAAGATTTAAAAATTACAAAATTTGATAAAATAAGAGCCTTTGTTAAAGCAATGCTACCTAAAATTTTAATCGAAAAACTCTATTTTAAAAAAACAAACTTAGATGACACAGCAGCAATTATTTATAGCAGTGGAAGTGAAGGCGAACCAAAAGGTATAGTATTAACACATAAAAATTTACTTACAAATATAGTTCAAGTAAGTGACCTTTTAGGAAGAGAAAATATCCAAGTTATGCTTTCAAGTCTTCCTGTTTTTCACTCTTTTGGACTTACTTTAACTACACTTTATCCACTTTATTCAAACTTAAAAAGCGTTTTTGTAGCTGATCCAACGGATGGATTTACTCTTGGTACAATGCTTCAAAAGCATAAAGCAGAAGTTATATTTGGCACATCTACATTTTTTAGGCTTTATACTAAAAATAAAAAAGTAACAAAAGAGATGTTTGAAAGCATTAAATACGCAGTAGCAGGTGGTGAGAAACTAAATTTAAACACAAAAAATGAATTTGAAGAGAAATTTGATAAAGAAATTTTAGAAGGTTATGGCACAACAGAAACTTCGCCTGTAATTAGTGTAAATTTGCCAAATGAGATAAAAGATGAAAAAGAGCAAATTTTCAACAAAAAAGGAAGTGTTGGAATGCCACTAAATGGAACTATTGTAAAGATAGTAGATCCAAATACTCTAAAAGAGCTCGAAGATTATGAAAATGGTCTTATTTTAGTAAGCGGACATCAAGTTATGAAAGGTTATTTTAACAAAATTAGTGATGCTTTAGTTGAAATAGATGGGATAAAATACTACAAAACAGGCGATATAGGATACTTAGATCAAGACTATTTTATATATATAACAGATAGGATATCACGTTTTGCAAAACTTGGTGGTGAGATGATAAGTCTTTCAATGGTTGAAAATGCGCTTCACGAAGTATTGTGCGATGATGATATTATAAGTGTTACAAATTTAAAAGACGATAAAAAAGGTGAAAAGATAGTCTTACTTTATGAGGGAGAAAAAAACATTGATAAGATAAAAGAATTAATAAAAAACTCAAATTTAAATGCTCTTATGAGACCAAGTGTCATCCATAAAGTAGAAAAAATTCCAGTTCTAGGAACAGGAAAAGTAAATTTTAAAGGTGTTAAAGATCTTGCTTTACAGCTTGATAGACAAGACTAAAATATAAAAAGTGTAAATTTAAATTTGAAATATGAGGGCAAAAGCCCTCTATTATACACAAGTATTTATTTTTTATATGATTTTACTTTAACCATACCAACCAACAAACAAATAATGCCTGGTATCATCCACTCAAGGCTTTGATCATACAGTGGTAAAAACCTACACAAATCAACCAAACCTGGTATCGCAATATGAAAACTTCTATCAAAAGTTCCAATTAAACTTATGGCTAAAACTACATAAATAACTAAAGAATAAGTAAATTTATCCTCATTTAATTTATTATTTAATAAAGATAAAACTATTAAAGAAAGTGCTAGTGGATAAATAATGCCTAAAAATGGCACTGCATAATTAATAATTGCAGTAAGACCAACATTTGCCATAAGTGAACTTATAACAGACCAAATGATTATCCAATGTTTATACTTAATCTTTGTAATTGTTATAAAATATTCGCTTATTGCACAAGTAAGACCAACAGTTGTTGTCAAACAAGCTAAAAACATTGCTAAACCAAATATTATAATGCCATATTTTCCAAACCAATACTCAGTTGCTATTGCTAAAATTTCAGCTCCATTTGTAGGTGCTTGTTCAAACAAACCTACTGCTGCACCTGCACTTGCACCAATATATGAAAGCATCATATAAATTATCATCAAAATAAGTCCTGCCAAAAGGCCTGCTTTTATGGTTGCACTTACTATTTTTTCATTATCTTTTATACCAATTCTTTTAAAAGTAAGCAAAATAACAAGTCCAAAACTAAGGCTTGCCAAAGCATCCATTGTCTGATAGCCTTCTAAAATACCAGTAGTTATAGGATGAGCTGCATAACTTCCTTTTGCTTCTAAAAATGAAGAACTGTGAAGTGGATCAATAATAGAAACAGCAAATAAAACAAGTATCAAAATAAGTAAAATAGGAGTTAAAATTTTACCCAATGTTGATATCATTTTTGTTGGATTTCTTGAAAGAGCCCAATTTACTATAAAATAACTTATAGAGTACAAAAATAAAGGTATAAAACTGGCTTGTAAGCCTTGTGATAAAAATGGTTTAATAGCAAGCTCAAAAGGCATATTTGCAGCCCTTGGAATAGCAAAAAATGGTCCAATTATAAGAAGTAAAAATATTGAAAAAATTAGTGCAAATTTAGGTGAAATTCTTTGTGCAAGATTATGAAGTCCATTTGACTTTGCAACTGCTGCAATACCTAAAATAGGAAATAAAACAGCTGTTAAGCAAAATGCAATTATTGCAATTGGAGTTTGCTCTCCCGCAAGATTACCCAAAAATGGTGGAAATATAAAATTTCCAGCACCAAAAAACATAGAAAAAAGCGTAAGCCCAACTACTAAAAAGCTCCTAAACGATATCTCTTTCATACAAAAACCTTTATTTGACTTTTAGTAATAATATAGCAATTTAATTAAATTTATATAAAACTACTCAAAATTTTAAAAATATGCAAAATTTATGTTACAAATTTACAATAAATCTAAGATTATACTTAAATTTAACTAAATTTAAGCTTTTATTTAAATATTTAAGAAAAGATTTTCAACTAAGATTGTAGTTTTAATTTGCCTAAGATTAATCTTAGGCAAGTTTAAATTAAAACTCAGTTCTTGGGTCTTTTATACCCTCAATAATATGAGTTTTAGGATTTACCATAATAGCATTTACATCACCCATTTCTGGTAATTCTGTAATTTTATATCCCATTTTTTCTAATTTTGCTTTTGTATCTTTTGTCATACCAAAAGGTTCAACTCTAATCTCTTCTGGATACCATTGCATATGAAATCTTGGAGCTGCAACAGCTTTTGAGATATCCATACCATGATCGATAACGTTTGATATAACTTGTGTAACTGTTGTTATAATTCTTGCTCCACCAGGACTTCCAACAACCATAAACAACTTACCATCTTTTAAAATAACAGTTGGACTCATAGAGCTTAATGGACGTTTATTTGGAGCTATTGCGTTAGCATCACCACCTATCAAACCAAACATATTTGCAACACCTGGTTTTATAGAGAAGTCATCCATTTCGTTGTTTAGTAAGAAACCTGCACCATCAACTGCTGCATATGCACCATAATAACCATTTACTGTATAGGTAACACTTACGCCATTACCCCATTTATCTATAACATAGTAGTGTGTTGTATGATCTCCCTCTTTTAAGTGTTTTATTTGAATATCTTTTATCATACCTAAACCGGGTTTAATATTTTTCGTTTTATACCTTTATTAATGCTTAAATAAAACTTTAATAATTGTTAATATTATTGTTATATGCATATTTAAAAATTCAATCTCTTAATTTAAATTTCTAAGTGCTTTAATTCTCTCTTCTGTGCTTGGGTGAGTTCTAAATAAAGATGAAAAGTTACTTTTGCCACTCAGTGGATTTAAAATAAACATATGAGCACTGCTTGGATCTGCGTTTTTAAGAGGATTTTTAGAATAGTTTTCGAGTTTAGAAAGTGCTTTTATAAGTCCATTTGGATTTGAAGTAAGCTCAGCTGAACCACGATCAGCCTCAAACTCCCTACTTCTTGAAATTGCAAGCTGAATAATAGTAGCAGCAAGTGGAGCAATAACAGCAAGAGCGATTAAAACAACAATATTTGATCTATTTGAGTTTTTATTATTACCTCCAAACATAGCTCCCATTTTTGCAATATTTGCTAAAATTGCGATTGCCCCTGCAAAAACAGCTGCAATTGAGCCAGTTAAAATATCATAATGCTTTACATGGCTTAACTCATGAGCAATAACAGCTTCAATCTCTTCTTCACTCATTAAATTTAAAAGACCTTCAGTTACTGCCACAACAGCATGTTTTGGGTTTCTTCCGGTTGCAAACGCATTTGGAGTAGAATCAGGAATAATGCAAATTTTAGGAAGTGGTAAATTTCCTTTTTTACAAAGCTTTTCAACTATATCATAAAGACCAGATGCATTTTGTTTAGTTACTAAAACTGCATTATAGTGTTTTAAAACTATCTTATCACTAAAAAAATAACTAAAAAAATTTGTAGCACAAGCTATTAAAAATGCAATTACCATACCGCCTTGACCACCGATTGCATAGCCAATTGCCATAAATAAAAACATTAAAACAATCATCAAAATAGAAGTTTTTATTATTTGCATAAATTTATCCTTTGAATTTAGTATCTGATATTTTACACTAAAAAATATAAATTTGTCTTTTATAAATTTTTATTCTTTGTAAAGCTATCAAATTCTTTAGCTACTAATCTATATCTATTTTTAGTATCATCACTGCTTTTTTGTTTCATACATTCATTTTTTATAAATCCATCAACTATGCATTTTAAAGAATACTTCTTTTCAATTTTTACATTATCATAAGTCTTTTTTTAGTTTCATCAATAGTTAAAAAACATATATCTAAAATATCTTTACTTACATCTACCCCAACAAAATATTTTATACCGTCTAATTTCATTTTATATCCCTTTTTTAATAAATAAAAATTAGCCTTGTTTCTTTCTTGTATTCTGTTTTACTTCAAACAAAGATTTTTATCCAAAATCAAAGCTATTTTTAGCACAAAATCTAATAAGCTGTGTCAAAATACTAAATTTTATATATTTAATATTTAGCACATAGTTTATTTTCTGTGTCTAAAAAAAGCTTACATTTATTAGTTAAGTGTTAGGGAGTATCATACAAGTGTTATTAGTATTTTGATAGTGTTCTAGATTTAAACTTTCATTATTCAAACATTCTGGCTTATAAAAATTAGCAACCACAAACTTAAAAAATTTTTCTATACTCTTTGTAATCAATAAAAATTTTACTATTATTTGATGAATTTTTAATGTGATTTATATAGCTTTTAAAACTATTGAATGACTTCTTAGTTTTAGTTATATTTGAATTTGAAATTTTATCAATAGTTGATTTTATTTTTATAGCTAAAGCTTTTGTAGCTAAAATATCATCTGTAAAAAGAGAATATTTAATAGTTATAATTTTTCCATCTTTGTAAGCCTTATCAAAATAATAATAACTATTTTTTATTTTTGTTATATTATTAGAAGTCATTTTTAACTCCTAATTTTAAAACCATTTTATGTAACAAAACGCCATATTTTATGTAACATCTTGAAATTTCATAAAAAATAGATAAAATTTGATGATTTTTAAAAGTTAAGATAATAACGATAATATCGCTATTTAGAAGTATTTTTAGATAGTATAAATGGCCGGGAAATAGGGATTCGAACCCCAGGAGGTGTGACCCTCAACGGTTTTCAAGACCGCCGCTTTCGACCGCTCAGCCATTTCCCGAACTATTCAGTTTTTTCTGAGACCCACTCTGCTCCATCATGGACTTTATCTTTTGTCCATTCAACATTTTGTTTAGTATCACTCTTAACACCATGCCAAGTGCTAGAACAACCTGTTAAAAACAACAATGCCACAAATACAGATAAAATAAATCTCATAACTTTTCCTTTATTTGTTGGAGGCGACACTCGGATTTGAACCGAGGATCAGAGCTTTGCAGGCTCCTGCCTTAGCCACTTGGCTATGTCGCCTTGCAACGCTAATGGTGCCCAGAGCCGGACTTGAACCGGCACGGAAAAAACTTCCGAGGGATTTTAAGTCCCTTGCGTCTACCATTCCGCCACCTGGGCAAAACACCTTAATGGAGCGGGAAACGAGATTCGAACTCGCGACCCCAACCTTGGCAAGGTTGTGCTCTACCCCTGAGCTATTCCCGCA from Campylobacter ureolyticus includes:
- a CDS encoding acyl-[ACP]--phospholipid O-acyltransferase, with the translated sequence MRKLFNITGFLPFIVVLFINAVVDLGHKITIQNILVKSYSGDILIALTAIVNLLILLPYISLFSLSGFLNDKFSRTQISRVAAAVTIIFTFLITIAYFKGWFYFAFFMTLLLAVQSAIFSTAKYALIKQIAKKENIALANSVVESATIIAILLSSLIFSIIFEKFVVIADSPGKMMSSVWFIGIILFIFTCLETYFAFKIPYFEAGDKKSEFKIKKYITFGYLKENLTLIFKNKNILLSVLGVSVFWALAQLIIAVFPRHYKDIIDDNVAIIQIILASSTIGIVFGALFSGYLSKKRVELGIVCISSFGLFVMLVLFASANSIFLMFLTAILFGFMGGAFIIPLNANIQLNAGKENAGKIMAGSNFIQNIFMVIFLFLAIFCAYFSINSKNIFYLASLSALICSIISFFIVPNLTLRLLVMPFFKLFYKVRVKGDIPQNGGVLMLGNHLSFIDWALIQIAVNRKIKFVMHVSFYEKLHLKWFFNIFDVIRVGKGTNKLAMNQIQTALKNGEVVAMFAEGHITQNSNLNVFKKGYMLAIKDTGAKIVAFHIRGFWGSFFSRADISYKKKTFKRRVLNIAFSQPLDSQISPSNLKKEVIKLSYFNLGDYLDLQKPLQYEWLKWVKRTPFHTSMVDFSAKTLSNFKVLVGVLLFAKKLNLKDEENIGILLPSSNACAIINLTLLTQKKVIVNLNYTSNTNSLQNCLENAGIKTILTSKKFIEKLNAREINFNAQIIQKFFYLEDLKITKFDKIRAFVKAMLPKILIEKLYFKKTNLDDTAAIIYSSGSEGEPKGIVLTHKNLLTNIVQVSDLLGRENIQVMLSSLPVFHSFGLTLTTLYPLYSNLKSVFVADPTDGFTLGTMLQKHKAEVIFGTSTFFRLYTKNKKVTKEMFESIKYAVAGGEKLNLNTKNEFEEKFDKEILEGYGTTETSPVISVNLPNEIKDEKEQIFNKKGSVGMPLNGTIVKIVDPNTLKELEDYENGLILVSGHQVMKGYFNKISDALVEIDGIKYYKTGDIGYLDQDYFIYITDRISRFAKLGGEMISLSMVENALHEVLCDDDIISVTNLKDDKKGEKIVLLYEGEKNIDKIKELIKNSNLNALMRPSVIHKVEKIPVLGTGKVNFKGVKDLALQLDRQD
- the brnQ gene encoding branched-chain amino acid transport system II carrier protein; protein product: MKEISFRSFLVVGLTLFSMFFGAGNFIFPPFLGNLAGEQTPIAIIAFCLTAVLFPILGIAAVAKSNGLHNLAQRISPKFALIFSIFLLLIIGPFFAIPRAANMPFELAIKPFLSQGLQASFIPLFLYSISYFIVNWALSRNPTKMISTLGKILTPILLILILVLFAVSIIDPLHSSSFLEAKGSYAAHPITTGILEGYQTMDALASLSFGLVILLTFKRIGIKDNEKIVSATIKAGLLAGLILMIIYMMLSYIGASAGAAVGLFEQAPTNGAEILAIATEYWFGKYGIIIFGLAMFLACLTTTVGLTCAISEYFITITKIKYKHWIIIWSVISSLMANVGLTAIINYAVPFLGIIYPLALSLIVLSLLNNKLNEDKFTYSLVIYVVLAISLIGTFDRSFHIAIPGLVDLCRFLPLYDQSLEWMIPGIICLLVGMVKVKSYKK
- the htpX gene encoding zinc metalloprotease HtpX gives rise to the protein MQIIKTSILMIVLMFLFMAIGYAIGGQGGMVIAFLIACATNFFSYFFSDKIVLKHYNAVLVTKQNASGLYDIVEKLCKKGNLPLPKICIIPDSTPNAFATGRNPKHAVVAVTEGLLNLMSEEEIEAVIAHELSHVKHYDILTGSIAAVFAGAIAILANIAKMGAMFGGNNKNSNRSNIVVLIALAVIAPLAATIIQLAISRSREFEADRGSAELTSNPNGLIKALSKLENYSKNPLKNADPSSAHMFILNPLSGKSNFSSLFRTHPSTEERIKALRNLN
- a CDS encoding putative periplasmic lipoprotein — encoded protein: MRFILSVFVALLFLTGCSSTWHGVKSDTKQNVEWTKDKVHDGAEWVSEKTE